Proteins from a single region of Novosphingobium sp. CECT 9465:
- the glgX gene encoding glycogen debranching protein GlgX, translated as MTPGVVVADGKTRFTVRSPRAEALTLCLFENDGEQQVVMARWGDFWTVELPADLTGSRYGYRASGEWNPASGLWFDFEKLLVDPHAMELDGSFRFDQSLSTYGVDTASNIPKGIVANPEPLAKETPRFQQGGLIYEVSVRGLTMLHPDVPDALRGTVAALAHPAIVNHLKRLNVSAIELMPIVAWIDERHLPPLGLNNAWGYNPVAPMALDPRLCPGGVAELRKTVAALHAAGIGVILDIVLNHTGESDVLGPVLCLRGLDDATYAKAPDGSLINDTGCGNTLDFANPAVRALALDTLRHFVKHCGIDGFRFDLATILARSPGFFADAPIFAEIAADPWLSDRVLIAEPWDIGPGGYQLGAFPSNWLEWNDRFRDDVRRFWRGDAGVGVMATRIAGSADVFGKRSRSVNFLAAHDGFTLADGLAYEHRHNWANGEENRDGHGENFSWNNGVEGETRNPDVLAARTAYARAMLGTLFVSTGTILLTAGDEFGRSQRGNNNAYAQDNAITWVDWETRDRALEDYTCQLSTWRNERISHFVEFPENGHWQRLDGDCMAVEDWQSPETAGLRWSNDDYAFVIDRTSPFAGPA; from the coding sequence ATGACGCCCGGCGTCGTGGTGGCGGACGGGAAGACCCGCTTTACCGTCCGTTCCCCGCGTGCCGAAGCGCTGACCCTGTGCCTGTTTGAAAATGATGGAGAACAACAGGTTGTGATGGCCCGTTGGGGCGATTTCTGGACAGTCGAACTGCCTGCCGACCTCACGGGCAGCCGTTATGGCTATCGCGCGTCGGGTGAATGGAACCCTGCGTCGGGGTTGTGGTTCGATTTCGAGAAGCTGCTGGTCGATCCCCACGCGATGGAGCTTGATGGATCATTCAGATTCGATCAGAGCTTATCGACATATGGTGTTGATACAGCGTCGAATATTCCGAAAGGAATCGTGGCAAATCCTGAACCGCTCGCAAAGGAAACACCGCGCTTTCAGCAAGGGGGGCTGATATATGAGGTCAGCGTGCGCGGCCTCACCATGCTGCACCCCGATGTGCCTGATGCCCTGCGCGGCACCGTAGCGGCCTTGGCTCACCCTGCGATCGTCAATCATCTCAAGCGCCTGAATGTCTCCGCCATCGAACTGATGCCGATTGTCGCGTGGATCGACGAACGCCACCTCCCCCCGCTCGGCCTCAACAATGCGTGGGGGTACAATCCTGTCGCGCCGATGGCGCTTGATCCGCGGTTGTGCCCCGGCGGCGTTGCGGAACTACGCAAGACCGTGGCAGCACTCCATGCAGCAGGCATCGGTGTAATACTCGACATCGTATTGAATCATACCGGCGAATCCGATGTTCTCGGCCCGGTTTTGTGCCTGCGCGGGCTGGATGACGCGACATATGCCAAGGCGCCCGACGGTTCACTGATCAACGACACAGGATGCGGCAATACGCTGGACTTCGCCAATCCGGCGGTGCGCGCTCTGGCGCTCGACACGCTCCGCCATTTCGTAAAGCATTGTGGAATCGATGGTTTTCGTTTCGATCTGGCCACGATCCTGGCGCGCAGTCCCGGATTTTTCGCTGATGCTCCAATCTTTGCCGAGATCGCAGCCGATCCATGGCTGAGTGATCGTGTGCTGATTGCCGAGCCTTGGGACATTGGTCCTGGCGGATATCAGTTGGGAGCTTTTCCTTCCAACTGGCTGGAATGGAACGATAGATTTCGTGACGATGTGCGGCGGTTCTGGCGCGGAGACGCCGGTGTGGGCGTGATGGCGACACGGATCGCCGGTTCGGCCGATGTGTTCGGCAAACGGTCGCGGTCGGTGAATTTTCTGGCCGCCCATGACGGGTTCACACTGGCCGACGGCCTTGCTTATGAACATCGCCACAACTGGGCCAATGGTGAGGAAAATCGCGACGGGCATGGCGAAAATTTCAGTTGGAACAATGGTGTGGAAGGTGAAACCCGGAACCCGGACGTTCTGGCCGCGCGCACTGCCTATGCCCGCGCCATGCTGGGCACGCTGTTTGTTTCCACGGGCACGATCCTGTTGACTGCCGGTGATGAATTCGGGCGAAGCCAGCGCGGCAACAACAATGCCTATGCACAGGACAACGCGATTACATGGGTTGATTGGGAAACCCGCGACCGCGCGCTGGAGGACTACACGTGTCAGCTATCAACCTGGCGCAATGAGAGAATATCGCATTTCGTCGAATTTCCGGAAAACGGGCATTGGCAGAGGCTGGATGGGGATTGCATGGCGGTTGAAGACTGGCAAAGCCCGGAAACCGCTGGATTGCGATGGTCCAACGATGACTATGCGTTCGTGATCGACCGGACCAGCCCTTTCGCCGGTCCGGCCTGA
- a CDS encoding alpha/beta hydrolase — MAHDRLPRERISGAEKGPLILTVPGLNSSGPGHWQTLWEDSLPNCHRVDLGLWDDPHRNTWVNKINLAIQRADRPVVLVAHSLGCLAVAWWAEFEQPSRPENGGKVIGALLVAPPDVEVRPIDRRLTRFAPFPHGEFPFPSFVVASRNDPYMGFGQARQLARAWGSRFADAGDVGHINAESDLGEWAFGQLLLNQLLPQPLSPREGWSAASAGHFQPDRALRRIGA, encoded by the coding sequence ATGGCTCACGATCGCTTGCCCCGGGAACGCATTTCCGGTGCGGAGAAGGGCCCGCTCATACTCACCGTGCCCGGCCTCAACAGCAGTGGCCCCGGCCACTGGCAGACGCTGTGGGAAGACAGCCTGCCGAACTGCCACCGCGTCGATCTTGGCCTGTGGGACGATCCTCACCGCAACACGTGGGTCAACAAGATCAACCTTGCGATTCAGCGCGCTGATCGTCCGGTCGTGCTTGTGGCGCACAGCCTTGGCTGCCTTGCGGTGGCATGGTGGGCGGAGTTCGAACAGCCGTCGCGCCCCGAAAATGGCGGCAAGGTCATTGGCGCGCTGCTCGTGGCGCCGCCCGACGTCGAAGTGCGTCCGATCGACCGCCGCCTGACGCGGTTCGCCCCGTTTCCCCACGGCGAATTTCCTTTTCCCAGCTTTGTCGTCGCCAGCCGCAACGATCCCTACATGGGTTTCGGACAGGCGCGGCAACTGGCCCGCGCATGGGGGAGTCGCTTTGCCGATGCGGGAGACGTCGGGCATATCAATGCCGAATCCGATCTTGGCGAGTGGGCGTTCGGGCAACTCCTGCTAAACCAGTTGCTGCCGCAGCCACTTTCGCCGCGCGAAGGCTGGTCGGCCGCTTCGGCGGGACATTTCCAGCCCGACCGAGCATTGCGCCGGATCGGCGCGTGA
- a CDS encoding LysR family transcriptional regulator → MMKRVHLRQFLALVETGNFTRAAERIGVAQPTLSAAIAELERLAGARLFLRDKRQVRLTEAGARLVTHARAIEREFRAAELVLAGVTAPLVPLRIGIIPSIATAMLSGVVRRWKGPQPLVLVEGSDAELRRKLGEGQVDAALTLLRPEDASRPSLMLLEEQYRLFLPERHAFAGAVMVDVRDVAAETMIARRSCEILGETSRWFTQRGVRPSFFLRSSNDDRCMEMVAAGMGVTTAPQSLARTGIVAVPLVDYDFRRTLGVIAARERPDLVGPDHPLIAACAGLGEV, encoded by the coding sequence ATGATGAAACGTGTCCACCTCCGGCAATTTCTCGCGCTTGTCGAAACGGGAAACTTCACGCGTGCAGCCGAGCGTATAGGCGTGGCCCAACCAACCCTTTCCGCTGCAATTGCCGAGCTTGAACGCCTGGCCGGAGCGCGTCTTTTCCTGCGAGACAAGCGGCAGGTGCGGCTGACTGAGGCGGGCGCGCGCCTGGTGACGCATGCCCGCGCAATCGAACGCGAATTTCGCGCCGCTGAATTGGTCCTTGCCGGCGTGACAGCGCCGCTGGTTCCCCTGCGCATCGGCATCATCCCATCGATTGCCACGGCCATGCTTTCTGGCGTGGTTCGTCGTTGGAAAGGGCCGCAACCGCTCGTACTGGTAGAAGGCAGTGACGCCGAACTGCGACGCAAGTTGGGGGAAGGGCAGGTCGACGCGGCGCTGACCCTCCTGCGGCCCGAAGACGCAAGCCGTCCATCGCTGATGCTGCTGGAAGAGCAATACCGTCTGTTCCTGCCCGAACGTCATGCCTTTGCGGGTGCGGTCATGGTCGACGTGCGTGATGTGGCGGCCGAAACCATGATCGCGCGGCGTTCGTGCGAGATTCTGGGCGAGACCAGCCGCTGGTTCACCCAGCGTGGCGTCCGACCGTCATTCTTCCTGCGTTCGTCGAACGATGATCGTTGCATGGAGATGGTCGCCGCGGGCATGGGCGTAACCACGGCACCGCAATCACTGGCGCGCACCGGGATCGTTGCCGTACCGTTGGTCGATTATGATTTCCGACGGACACTGGGGGTGATCGCCGCGCGCGAAAGGCCCGATCTTGTTGGCCCCGACCACCCCCTGATCGCTGCATGTGCAGGGCTGGGCGAGGTGTGA
- a CDS encoding murein L,D-transpeptidase catalytic domain family protein, translated as MAVSGQPALAVTPPVDIEPTPFAMPTLPLMVRRAVAALDAHGGHIRHRDLVGFVDFAQASREARFHLIDIEGGKVISSHLVSHGSGSDPANSGWVQRFSNQMGSNASSPGAFLTGAGYSGKHGRSRRLIGLEDRNSAAMERGIVIHAAAYVDPDMARTQGRIGRSQGCFAFSNSDIGGILERLGEGRLLFAAK; from the coding sequence ATGGCGGTTTCGGGCCAGCCCGCGCTGGCGGTGACGCCGCCTGTGGACATCGAACCGACGCCTTTCGCAATGCCGACGCTTCCCTTGATGGTGCGGCGCGCAGTGGCTGCGCTCGATGCACATGGCGGGCATATCCGGCATCGCGATCTGGTGGGCTTCGTCGATTTCGCGCAAGCATCGCGCGAGGCGCGGTTCCACCTGATCGACATTGAGGGCGGCAAGGTCATCTCTTCGCATCTGGTATCCCACGGCAGCGGATCGGATCCTGCGAACAGCGGTTGGGTGCAGAGATTTTCCAACCAGATGGGTTCAAATGCCTCAAGTCCCGGCGCTTTCCTGACCGGGGCTGGCTATAGCGGTAAGCATGGGCGTTCACGTCGGCTGATCGGACTTGAAGACCGCAACAGCGCTGCGATGGAGCGGGGAATCGTGATCCATGCCGCGGCCTATGTCGATCCTGACATGGCCAGGACGCAGGGGCGGATCGGCCGGAGCCAGGGTTGTTTTGCCTTTTCGAACAGTGATATTGGCGGCATTCTTGAGCGATTGGGCGAAGGCCGGCTGCTGTTCGCCGCGAAGTAA
- a CDS encoding TetR/AcrR family transcriptional regulator: MPTETPRKRNVDGERRAEIGRQRRARTRARILAVMFEIYGRENGLYCRVEEVCEGAGITRKTFYNHFAGMEDLREALTWEVSHDFLMAVIASINTMPNAAQRAASAIRYYIERGRTDPRWAWSIVNLSAGGVVFGAETFAQSMRTVEEGIDDGEFSVSSHLIGRDILMGTTLSALFTQLRQDTPDDYPAQVAAAVLKGLGCSALVAERFATAPLPPL; this comes from the coding sequence ATGCCCACGGAAACACCGCGCAAACGAAATGTGGACGGCGAACGCCGTGCCGAGATCGGTAGACAACGTCGCGCACGCACTCGCGCCCGGATTCTGGCGGTCATGTTTGAAATCTACGGTCGTGAAAACGGGCTTTACTGCCGGGTGGAAGAGGTTTGCGAGGGTGCGGGAATAACCCGTAAGACGTTTTACAATCATTTTGCCGGCATGGAAGACTTGCGCGAGGCACTGACATGGGAAGTCAGTCACGATTTCCTGATGGCCGTTATCGCTTCGATCAATACCATGCCGAACGCCGCGCAGCGCGCCGCATCCGCCATCCGCTATTATATCGAGCGCGGGCGTACAGACCCGCGCTGGGCGTGGTCGATCGTCAACCTTTCCGCTGGCGGAGTTGTGTTCGGGGCTGAAACTTTCGCGCAGTCGATGCGCACGGTCGAGGAAGGCATCGACGACGGTGAATTTTCCGTCTCCAGCCACCTCATCGGCCGCGATATCCTGATGGGCACCACGCTTTCAGCGTTGTTCACCCAGTTGCGGCAAGACACACCCGACGATTACCCAGCCCAGGTTGCAGCTGCGGTGCTCAAGGGCTTGGGATGCTCTGCTCTTGTTGCTGAGCGCTTTGCCACGGCGCCGTTACCGCCTCTTTGA
- a CDS encoding alpha-D-glucose phosphate-specific phosphoglucomutase — protein sequence MTRTVQTTPYSGQKPGTSGLRKKVKVFQQANYAENFVQSVFDVVERPAGSTLVLGGDGRYHNRTVIQQTIRIAAANGYGKVLVGQGGILSTPAASHVIRKYGASGGLILSASHNPGGPDEDFGIKYNIANGGPAPESVTDAIYARTQTIDRWLTVDAPDVDLDTIGSSTVAGMVVEVIDCVADYAELMETLFDFNAIRANVQAGFSMSFDAMSAVTGPYATEILEGRLGFPKGTVRNGEPLEDFGGHHPDPNMVHAHELFDTMFSAQAPDFGAASDGDGDRNLIVGKHRFVTPSDSLAMLAANANLAPGYAKGLKGIARSMPTSAAADRVAEALGLPCFETPTGWKFFGNLLDAGMATICGEESAGTGSDHVREKDGLWAVLLWLNILAVRKISVDTLAREHWAKFGRNYYARHDYEALPTDKADTLMAELNESLASLPGKAFGSLTVSTADNFSYLDPVAGSTSRNQGVRVLFEGGSRVVFRLSGTGTEGATLRVYLERYEPVGGDLDRETPEMLADLIVAADAIAGIVRHTGRTAPDVVT from the coding sequence ATGACCCGGACTGTTCAGACGACGCCCTATTCCGGCCAGAAGCCGGGCACATCGGGATTGCGCAAGAAGGTCAAGGTCTTCCAGCAAGCCAACTACGCCGAAAACTTCGTCCAGTCGGTATTCGATGTAGTGGAACGACCTGCCGGATCAACGCTCGTTCTGGGCGGCGACGGGCGTTATCACAACCGCACGGTGATCCAGCAGACGATCCGCATCGCTGCCGCAAACGGCTATGGCAAAGTGCTGGTGGGGCAAGGCGGCATTCTGTCAACGCCCGCCGCCAGCCATGTGATCCGCAAATATGGCGCGTCGGGCGGACTGATCCTTTCGGCCAGCCACAATCCCGGCGGGCCGGATGAAGATTTCGGCATAAAATACAACATCGCCAACGGCGGCCCCGCACCCGAAAGCGTGACCGACGCAATTTACGCGCGCACCCAGACGATCGACCGCTGGCTGACCGTGGACGCGCCGGATGTCGATCTCGACACGATCGGCTCCAGCACGGTCGCAGGCATGGTGGTCGAGGTGATAGACTGCGTTGCCGACTATGCCGAACTGATGGAAACCTTGTTCGATTTCAATGCGATCCGTGCCAATGTTCAGGCGGGTTTCAGCATGTCGTTCGATGCGATGAGCGCGGTCACCGGCCCTTATGCCACCGAAATCCTCGAAGGCCGCCTCGGCTTTCCCAAAGGCACCGTGCGCAATGGCGAGCCGTTGGAGGACTTCGGCGGCCATCACCCGGACCCCAACATGGTCCACGCGCACGAACTGTTCGATACGATGTTCAGCGCCCAAGCCCCCGATTTCGGTGCCGCTTCCGATGGTGACGGCGACCGCAACCTGATCGTGGGCAAACACCGCTTTGTCACCCCCTCCGACAGCCTTGCCATGCTTGCCGCAAACGCAAATCTCGCACCCGGCTATGCTAAAGGCCTGAAAGGCATAGCCCGGTCCATGCCAACCAGTGCGGCGGCCGATCGCGTGGCCGAAGCGCTGGGCCTGCCCTGCTTCGAGACGCCGACCGGCTGGAAATTCTTCGGCAACCTGCTCGACGCCGGGATGGCAACCATCTGCGGCGAAGAAAGCGCTGGCACGGGCAGCGACCACGTGCGCGAGAAGGACGGGCTTTGGGCGGTTCTGCTCTGGCTCAATATCCTTGCGGTCCGCAAGATCAGCGTCGACACTCTTGCGCGGGAGCACTGGGCGAAGTTCGGTCGCAATTACTACGCCCGCCACGATTATGAGGCACTGCCCACTGACAAGGCCGATACGTTGATGGCGGAACTCAATGAAAGTCTCGCAAGTTTGCCGGGCAAGGCATTCGGATCATTGACAGTTTCCACAGCAGACAATTTTTCGTATCTTGATCCGGTAGCTGGTTCAACCAGCAGAAACCAAGGCGTCCGCGTACTGTTCGAAGGCGGTTCGCGTGTCGTGTTCCGGTTGTCCGGCACCGGCACAGAGGGCGCAACCTTGCGCGTCTATCTTGAACGGTACGAACCGGTCGGCGGCGATCTTGACCGCGAAACCCCTGAAATGCTGGCCGATCTCATTGTTGCGGCGGATGCCATCGCCGGCATCGTTCGCCACACCGGCCGCACTGCGCCCGATGTGGTGACATGA